The genomic interval GCTCCCGTCGAACTCCGAGCTGCCGAATCCGACCTGCACCCGCTCCGGCGCCCGGCGCGTGTAGAGCGAGACGCCCGCACGCCCCTTGGCGGCCGCCGGAGCGTGTACGACATGCCAGCCCTCGGGCTCGCGCACATCCTCGGGGAGCTGCTGCGGCTCGGCCCGTACCTCCTGGAGGCACAAGACATCGGCGGAGGTCCCGGCCAGCCACGGCACGAAGCCCTTCTTGGCGGCGGCACGCAGCCCGTTAACATTCACGGTCGTCACAGTGAGCATCCCGGCACCATACCGACCGGAAAAGCGTTCCCGCCGACACTGCATACCCGTACGCTGATACGCATGAATATCCAGACGCGCCCTTACGACCACCAGGACGCCCTCAAACTCGAAGCCGAAGTACAGCAGGAGTACATCGAGCTCTACGGCGGCGAGGGCGACACCACGCCTCTCGACCCCACGATGTTCGCGCCACCGAGTGGCCTGTATCTCATCGCGTACGACGAACAGGACCGCCCCGTCGCCACCGGCGGCTGGCGCAGCCAGGACAGGAACGGCGAGGGCTACGCCGACGGCGACGCCGAGCTCAAGCGGATGTACGTGATCCCCGAGTGCCGCGGCCTCGGCCTGGCCCGCCGCATCCTCGCCGCCCTGGAGGCGGACGCCCGCGCGGCCGGGCGGATACGCATGGTCCTGGAGACCGGCAACCAGCAGCGCGAGGCAATCGCCCTTTACATGTCGGCCGGTTA from Streptomyces spiramyceticus carries:
- a CDS encoding GNAT family N-acetyltransferase; this encodes MNIQTRPYDHQDALKLEAEVQQEYIELYGGEGDTTPLDPTMFAPPSGLYLIAYDEQDRPVATGGWRSQDRNGEGYADGDAELKRMYVIPECRGLGLARRILAALEADARAAGRIRMVLETGNQQREAIALYMSAGYAPAAKFGHFREYETSRCFAKPLTHTSP